In Lascolabacillus massiliensis, a single genomic region encodes these proteins:
- the mfd gene encoding transcription-repair coupling factor: MVKTLDITELQQLVGKLPEVSAAGSILKKADVISVKGLHGSSRALFSSALFNKNSGVYLYILNDAESAGYFYHDLTQIVGSKDVLFFPSAYKRAAKFGQLDAANEILRTETLSRLQEENNSLIIVSYPDALAEKTVSGDHLREQTLTVSVGEKVDSSFISEVLDDYGFQYVDYVYEPGQYAQRGSILDVFSFASEFPFRIDFFGDEVETIRNFDMETQLSKERFDTIRIVPEFGRNSNKNSSIFNLLPASSIIGIEDIRWIISRIESLNEDDLHIEIDPLDVKFVKADLLTKDEFLSSVKSFKQIRFDAKMQETADAVINFKTSAQPLYHKNFDLLTDSLHQYIDNGYTIYILSDSEKQQKRLFHIFEDRNDSIPFIPVNKTLHEGFIEDTLKICCFTDHQIFDRFHKYSLKSDRARSGKIAITLKEINQLQPGDYVVHMDHGIGKFSGLVRLPIGDKIQEVIKINYLNNDSVFVSIHALHKISKYKGKEGESPKLNKLGSGAWEKVKAKTKSKIKDIARDLIKLYAERQQEKGFAFSKDTYLQTELEASFMYEDTPDQVKATRDVKADMQSEQPMDRLICGDVGFGKTEIAVRAAFKAATDGKQTAVLVPTTVLATQHYNTFKDRLANFPVRVDYLSRVRTSKEQKDILKDLDEGKIDILIGTHRLVSKDVKFKDLGLLIIDEEQKFGVSVKEKLKQLKVNVDTLTMTATPIPRTLQFSLMGSRDLSTISTPPPNRYPIQTEVHTFDIELIRDAINFELSRNGQVFIVNNRIQNIYELAELIKREIRDVRIAIGHGQMDPKKLEGVISDFMNHEQDILIATTIIESGIDMPNVNTIIVIDAQNFGLSDLHQLRGRVGRSNRKAFCYLLAPPLYTLSGDSRRRLQAIENFSELGSGLHIAMQDLDIRGAGNLLGAEQSGFIADLGYETYRKILAEAVQELRKEEFSDLYNEELSEKAKDEDFVDDVHVESDLELMFPVTYIPNDAERVAIYRELDNMETELEILDFIERMEDRFGKMPKQGKELIRIVRLRRLARPLGIEKIMLKNGKMSLNLVSDSESPYYQSAAFGKLLNYVQVHPRNCKLREAGKKRSLVIDNVKTVETAVATLEEISGYNISN; this comes from the coding sequence ATGGTTAAAACTTTAGACATTACAGAACTACAGCAGTTAGTTGGAAAGCTACCTGAGGTTTCGGCAGCAGGCTCAATACTGAAAAAAGCAGATGTTATATCGGTAAAGGGTTTGCACGGATCGTCGCGTGCACTGTTTTCATCTGCTCTTTTTAATAAAAATTCAGGCGTTTATCTCTATATATTGAATGATGCTGAATCTGCAGGGTATTTTTATCATGACCTGACACAGATAGTAGGTTCAAAAGATGTGCTATTCTTCCCTTCTGCATATAAAAGAGCTGCAAAATTTGGACAGCTTGATGCGGCTAATGAGATTTTGAGAACTGAAACATTAAGCAGGTTACAAGAGGAGAATAACTCGCTGATAATTGTGAGTTACCCGGATGCTCTTGCCGAAAAGACGGTTTCGGGTGATCATTTGAGAGAACAGACATTAACTGTTTCGGTGGGGGAGAAGGTCGACTCATCATTCATTAGTGAGGTTCTTGACGATTATGGATTTCAGTATGTGGACTATGTATATGAGCCTGGTCAATATGCGCAGAGGGGTAGTATTCTTGATGTGTTTTCTTTTGCATCAGAATTTCCATTCAGAATAGATTTCTTTGGTGATGAGGTTGAGACAATTCGTAACTTCGATATGGAAACTCAGCTCTCTAAAGAGAGATTTGATACTATTCGTATTGTTCCCGAGTTTGGAAGAAATAGTAATAAGAATTCATCTATCTTCAACTTACTGCCTGCTTCTTCAATAATCGGGATTGAAGATATCAGATGGATAATCAGTCGTATTGAATCACTCAATGAAGATGATCTGCATATAGAGATTGATCCACTGGATGTTAAATTTGTAAAAGCGGATCTTTTGACAAAAGATGAGTTTTTATCCTCTGTAAAATCTTTTAAACAGATTAGGTTTGATGCTAAAATGCAGGAAACAGCTGATGCTGTTATTAATTTCAAAACTTCTGCTCAACCTCTGTATCATAAGAACTTTGATCTGCTGACCGACTCGCTGCATCAATATATTGATAATGGATATACTATCTATATATTAAGTGATAGTGAGAAACAGCAGAAACGTCTGTTTCATATTTTTGAGGATCGTAATGATTCTATTCCTTTTATTCCTGTGAATAAAACTCTGCATGAGGGTTTCATAGAAGATACTCTGAAAATATGTTGTTTTACTGATCATCAGATATTTGACAGATTCCATAAGTATAGCCTTAAATCAGACAGGGCACGTTCGGGTAAGATTGCCATTACTCTTAAGGAGATAAATCAGTTGCAGCCGGGTGATTATGTTGTGCATATGGATCATGGTATCGGTAAGTTTTCAGGACTTGTACGTTTGCCCATTGGCGATAAGATTCAGGAGGTTATTAAAATTAATTACCTGAATAATGATTCTGTTTTCGTTTCAATTCATGCATTGCATAAGATTTCTAAGTATAAGGGTAAGGAGGGTGAATCTCCAAAATTAAATAAACTTGGAAGCGGAGCATGGGAAAAAGTAAAAGCGAAGACTAAGTCGAAGATTAAAGATATTGCGCGCGACTTAATTAAGCTTTATGCTGAAAGGCAGCAGGAGAAAGGATTTGCATTCTCAAAGGATACCTATCTGCAAACAGAGCTGGAGGCTTCTTTTATGTATGAAGATACTCCTGATCAGGTAAAAGCAACTCGCGATGTGAAGGCTGATATGCAGAGTGAACAGCCCATGGATCGTTTGATTTGCGGAGATGTAGGGTTTGGGAAAACTGAAATTGCTGTCAGGGCTGCTTTTAAGGCAGCAACAGATGGAAAACAGACGGCTGTACTTGTTCCTACAACTGTGCTGGCTACTCAGCACTATAATACATTTAAAGATCGACTTGCTAATTTCCCTGTCAGAGTTGATTATTTAAGCAGAGTAAGAACATCTAAAGAGCAAAAAGATATTCTAAAGGATCTGGATGAAGGGAAGATAGATATTTTAATAGGAACTCACCGTTTGGTAAGTAAAGATGTTAAATTTAAGGATCTGGGACTTCTTATAATTGATGAGGAACAAAAGTTTGGGGTGTCTGTAAAAGAGAAACTTAAACAGTTGAAGGTGAATGTGGATACGTTGACTATGACTGCTACTCCTATACCACGTACTTTGCAGTTTTCTCTTATGGGTTCACGTGACTTGTCAACAATAAGTACTCCTCCTCCTAATCGTTATCCTATTCAGACAGAAGTGCATACTTTTGATATAGAGTTAATTCGGGATGCTATAAATTTTGAACTGAGCCGTAATGGACAGGTTTTCATTGTTAATAATCGTATCCAGAATATTTATGAACTTGCAGAATTAATTAAAAGGGAGATAAGAGATGTTCGAATTGCTATTGGTCATGGTCAGATGGATCCTAAAAAACTTGAGGGTGTTATCTCTGATTTTATGAACCATGAGCAGGATATTTTAATAGCTACTACCATTATTGAGTCGGGTATTGATATGCCTAACGTAAATACTATTATAGTGATTGATGCTCAGAATTTTGGATTGAGCGATTTACATCAGCTACGTGGAAGGGTGGGAAGGAGCAACCGTAAGGCTTTTTGTTATCTTCTTGCTCCACCTCTTTATACTTTGAGCGGTGATTCACGCAGAAGGTTGCAGGCAATCGAGAATTTTTCAGAGCTAGGGAGTGGTCTGCATATTGCCATGCAGGACTTGGATATCAGAGGTGCCGGTAATTTGCTGGGAGCTGAACAGAGCGGATTTATAGCTGATCTGGGTTATGAAACCTACAGAAAAATTCTTGCTGAGGCTGTTCAGGAATTGAGAAAAGAGGAGTTTTCAGATCTGTATAATGAGGAATTGAGTGAAAAGGCAAAGGATGAGGATTTTGTTGATGATGTGCATGTAGAAAGTGACCTCGAGCTTATGTTCCCAGTTACATATATTCCTAATGATGCTGAAAGGGTTGCGATTTATAGGGAGCTCGACAATATGGAGACAGAGCTGGAGATTCTTGATTTCATTGAGAGGATGGAGGATAGGTTTGGGAAGATGCCTAAACAAGGTAAGGAGCTTATACGAATTGTGCGACTGAGGCGTTTGGCCAGACCACTTGGTATTGAAAAAATTATGCTTAAGAATGGTAAAATGTCGCTAAATCTTGTATCAGATAGTGAATCGCCTTATTATCAGTCTGCTGCATTTGGTAAACTACTTAATTATGTTCAAGTTCATCCACGGAACTGTAAATTACGTGAAGCAGGTAAAAAGAGATCTCTTGTAATTGATAATGTTAAAACAGTAGAGACTGCTGTTGCAACACTTGAAGAGATCTCTGGATATAATATATCTAATTGA
- the cysK gene encoding cysteine synthase A, translating into MKYNNILETVGNTPHVRLNKLFPYHDVWIKLEKQNPAGSIKDRIALSMIEDAERMGIIKPGDTIIEPTSGNTGVGLAFCGAVKGYNVIIVMPESMSVERRQIISLYGAELVLTPREKGMRGAIEKAGELQNDIPGSWIPQQFQNLSNPKIHAKTTAQEIIKDFPEGIDYLITGIGTGGHITGVGRELKKRFSEIEVIGVEPMDSPIISEGRSGPHSIQGIGAGFIPDTLDLDVLDDVIKVTKEEAFESARKLAREEGIFGGISTGASIAAVIKKIDDLVENKRIITFNYDTGERYLSLDGLFK; encoded by the coding sequence ATGAAATACAATAACATTTTAGAAACAGTAGGAAATACTCCACATGTTCGACTAAACAAGTTATTCCCATACCACGATGTATGGATTAAACTTGAAAAGCAGAATCCTGCAGGCAGTATAAAAGATCGTATAGCACTATCAATGATTGAGGATGCTGAGAGAATGGGAATAATAAAACCTGGAGACACCATTATTGAACCAACTTCTGGTAATACAGGAGTGGGACTTGCATTCTGCGGGGCAGTAAAAGGGTACAATGTTATCATCGTAATGCCTGAGTCTATGTCGGTTGAGAGAAGACAAATTATAAGTCTGTATGGAGCAGAACTAGTTCTCACCCCACGTGAAAAAGGAATGAGAGGAGCGATCGAGAAAGCAGGTGAACTGCAAAATGATATTCCGGGATCATGGATACCACAACAATTTCAGAATTTATCAAATCCAAAAATACATGCAAAAACAACAGCACAGGAGATAATCAAAGATTTTCCTGAAGGGATTGATTACCTGATTACAGGAATTGGAACAGGCGGACATATCACTGGTGTTGGTCGTGAACTTAAAAAGAGATTCTCTGAAATAGAGGTAATTGGAGTTGAGCCTATGGACTCTCCTATAATCTCAGAGGGAAGATCAGGACCGCACTCAATTCAGGGCATAGGAGCCGGTTTTATACCAGATACTCTTGACCTGGATGTTCTGGATGATGTAATAAAAGTAACCAAAGAAGAGGCTTTTGAATCTGCTCGTAAACTAGCTAGAGAAGAAGGAATATTTGGTGGAATCTCCACCGGTGCCTCCATTGCTGCGGTAATTAAAAAGATTGATGATTTAGTAGAGAATAAGCGAATTATAACCTTCAACTATGACACAGGCGAACGCTATTTATCACTTGATGGATTATTCAAATAA
- the epsC gene encoding serine O-acetyltransferase EpsC → MTERALELIKQFNPKPVEIPINKCELEEIVEVLYTSMFPVCECKNSTSFRDGLIVAIEKLHRNIEGVKDTETADQIIESFLESLPAIHQRLYEDAHCYLQSDPAAKSLEEVILTYPGFFALSIHRIAHKLHELGVPLIARHFSEYAHSKVGIDIHPAAKIGKNLFMDHGTGIVIGETTEIGDNVKIYQGVTLGALFVEKKLSDIKRHPTVEDNVVIYANATILGGKTVIGHNSTIGGGSWLTQSVIPYSLVYNSVDVKIRTVKSFVEPHDFVI, encoded by the coding sequence ATGACTGAAAGAGCATTAGAACTAATCAAACAGTTTAATCCTAAGCCTGTTGAAATTCCAATTAATAAGTGTGAGCTTGAGGAGATAGTTGAAGTTTTATATACTTCGATGTTCCCTGTTTGTGAATGTAAAAACTCTACCAGCTTTAGAGATGGATTAATAGTCGCTATAGAGAAGCTACACCGTAATATTGAAGGTGTGAAAGATACTGAAACAGCTGATCAAATTATAGAATCTTTTTTGGAAAGTTTACCTGCAATTCATCAAAGGCTTTATGAAGATGCACACTGTTATCTGCAATCAGACCCTGCGGCTAAATCCCTTGAAGAGGTTATCCTTACCTACCCTGGCTTTTTTGCACTCAGTATCCACCGTATAGCACATAAACTACATGAATTAGGTGTACCACTTATTGCCAGACATTTTTCCGAATATGCTCATTCAAAAGTTGGAATTGATATCCACCCTGCAGCTAAAATAGGTAAAAATCTATTTATGGATCATGGCACAGGTATAGTAATTGGTGAAACAACAGAAATTGGTGATAATGTAAAAATCTACCAGGGTGTTACATTAGGAGCCCTTTTTGTTGAAAAGAAGTTATCTGATATCAAACGACACCCCACTGTAGAAGACAATGTAGTTATTTATGCTAATGCCACAATATTAGGAGGAAAGACCGTAATTGGCCATAATTCAACCATTGGTGGAGGCTCATGGCTCACTCAAAGTGTCATTCCTTATTCACTGGTTTACAACTCTGTAGATGTAAAAATACGTACTGTTAAGAGCTTTGTAGAACCTCACGATTTCGTTATTTAA
- the recA gene encoding recombinase RecA, whose product MAEEKENKVNKNTEKINEKSSEKLKALRAAMDKIEKTYGKGSIMKMGDEKVEDIPVISSGSIGLNVALGVGGYPRGRIIEIYGPESSGKTTLAIHAIAEAQKAGGVAAFIDAENAFDRFYAEKLGANTDELLISQPNSGEEALEIAEQLIRSAAVDIIVIDSVAALTPRKELEGEMGDASVGLQARLMSQALRKLTSAISKTNTTCIFINQLREKIGVMFGNPETTTGGNALKFYASVRLDIRSNGTPIKEGENQIGRPTRVRVVKNKVAPPFRKAEFDIMYGEGISKIGEIIDIGVELEIIKKSGSWYSYKETKLGQGRDAAKIAVRDNPELAEEIEGLIYEALKEQNK is encoded by the coding sequence ATGGCTGAAGAAAAAGAAAACAAAGTCAACAAGAACACGGAGAAGATTAATGAAAAAAGCAGTGAAAAACTGAAGGCTCTACGTGCAGCAATGGATAAAATAGAAAAGACTTACGGCAAAGGCTCTATCATGAAGATGGGAGATGAGAAAGTTGAAGATATACCTGTAATCTCCTCCGGTTCAATTGGTCTCAATGTTGCACTTGGTGTTGGAGGCTATCCAAGAGGAAGAATTATTGAAATATATGGCCCTGAATCTTCAGGTAAAACTACACTCGCCATTCATGCTATCGCCGAAGCTCAAAAAGCAGGGGGTGTTGCTGCTTTTATAGATGCCGAGAATGCTTTTGATCGTTTCTACGCAGAGAAACTTGGAGCTAACACAGATGAACTTTTAATTTCTCAGCCAAACAGTGGAGAAGAGGCTCTTGAGATAGCAGAACAGCTAATCCGATCAGCTGCTGTGGATATTATTGTAATCGACTCCGTTGCAGCTCTAACCCCTAGAAAAGAACTCGAAGGAGAGATGGGAGATGCCAGCGTTGGTCTGCAGGCACGACTAATGTCACAAGCATTGCGTAAGCTAACATCAGCAATTAGCAAAACAAACACTACATGTATATTCATTAATCAATTACGTGAGAAGATAGGTGTTATGTTTGGCAACCCCGAAACTACTACAGGTGGTAATGCCTTAAAATTTTACGCTTCAGTGCGTTTGGATATTCGCAGTAATGGCACACCTATAAAAGAAGGAGAAAATCAGATAGGCCGACCAACAAGAGTGAGAGTAGTCAAGAATAAAGTTGCTCCTCCCTTTAGAAAAGCTGAATTTGATATTATGTACGGTGAAGGAATCTCTAAAATTGGAGAGATTATAGATATAGGTGTTGAACTTGAAATAATAAAGAAGAGTGGTTCCTGGTATAGCTACAAAGAAACTAAACTCGGTCAAGGTCGTGATGCCGCCAAAATAGCTGTCAGAGACAATCCTGAGCTGGCAGAAGAGATTGAAGGTCTAATATACGAAGCTCTTAAAGAACAAAATAAATAA
- the dprA gene encoding DNA-processing protein DprA has protein sequence MTNKSLYQIALTQIKGVGVAHARNLMEFMGDEEEIFKGSISKLEAIPRISKRLISEIRNPEVLRKAEKELEFVIKNNLHLIFYTDEKYPQRLNNCVDAPILMYAKGDVDFNREKVISIVGTRNSTRYGNDFSREFIKELSLKFPDVQIISGLAYGIDICAHRAALENGLSTVAVLGHGLDRIYPYVHRQTAIEITKNGALLTEYPSETNPDGHNFVRRNRIVAGMADATIVMESGTKGGSLITADIANSYFREVFALPGRIHDKMSYGCNKLISENKALLLQNTENFISQMGWEMDERKILPRQTELFHDLTPDEEKVYEILKKDSPKQLNNLSIELNVPLTELLMTLLELEMKNIVTALPGGMYKIV, from the coding sequence TTGACAAATAAATCGTTATACCAAATTGCACTCACACAAATTAAAGGTGTGGGTGTTGCTCATGCCCGTAATTTAATGGAGTTTATGGGTGATGAAGAGGAGATTTTTAAAGGCAGCATATCAAAACTGGAAGCAATACCTCGTATATCAAAACGACTTATATCTGAAATACGCAATCCGGAGGTATTAAGAAAGGCTGAAAAAGAGTTAGAGTTCGTAATTAAAAACAACCTTCATCTTATCTTTTATACAGATGAAAAATATCCACAGAGACTGAATAATTGTGTCGATGCACCCATTCTAATGTATGCAAAAGGGGATGTAGATTTTAATCGTGAAAAAGTTATCAGTATAGTTGGAACACGCAATTCCACAAGATATGGAAATGATTTTAGCAGGGAGTTTATAAAAGAGTTATCACTAAAGTTCCCAGATGTTCAAATTATTAGTGGATTAGCATACGGAATTGATATCTGTGCTCACAGAGCAGCTCTGGAAAATGGACTTTCAACTGTGGCTGTCCTGGGACACGGTCTGGACCGTATTTATCCATATGTTCATCGCCAAACTGCCATAGAAATTACTAAAAACGGGGCACTATTGACAGAATATCCAAGTGAAACTAATCCCGATGGACACAATTTTGTAAGACGCAACCGTATTGTAGCGGGTATGGCAGATGCAACAATAGTGATGGAATCAGGAACAAAAGGAGGTTCACTTATTACTGCAGATATTGCCAATTCATATTTCAGAGAGGTCTTTGCTCTACCTGGTCGTATACATGATAAAATGTCTTACGGGTGCAATAAACTGATTTCAGAAAATAAAGCATTATTACTTCAAAATACCGAGAATTTCATTTCTCAGATGGGATGGGAAATGGATGAGAGAAAGATATTACCAAGGCAAACAGAATTATTTCATGATCTTACACCAGATGAAGAAAAAGTGTATGAAATACTCAAAAAGGATAGCCCAAAACAGCTGAACAATCTTTCAATAGAATTAAATGTTCCACTTACTGAACTTTTAATGACACTTTTAGAGTTAGAAATGAAAAATATTGTAACTGCTCTTCCCGGTGGTATGTATAAAATAGTATGA
- a CDS encoding acyl-CoA thioesterase, giving the protein MTEPIFEWELKVRDYECDVQGHVNNANYQHYFEVTRHEFLEKAGLNFYDLHSQGIDAVVSSVQIRYKVPLLGMNKFKCTITRLEKVNVKYIFHQEIIRIPDNVICAKAKIEVVNLINGKLSKPDIFDKAFAQFI; this is encoded by the coding sequence GTGACTGAACCTATATTTGAGTGGGAGTTGAAAGTACGCGATTATGAGTGCGATGTACAGGGTCATGTAAACAATGCCAATTACCAACACTATTTTGAAGTAACACGTCATGAGTTTCTTGAAAAAGCAGGACTCAATTTTTATGACCTTCACTCACAAGGCATTGACGCAGTTGTTTCAAGCGTACAAATAAGATATAAAGTACCACTACTTGGAATGAACAAATTTAAGTGTACAATAACAAGACTGGAAAAAGTAAATGTGAAATATATATTTCATCAAGAAATAATAAGAATACCTGATAATGTTATTTGTGCAAAAGCAAAAATTGAAGTCGTAAATCTTATTAATGGTAAACTTTCTAAACCCGATATTTTTGACAAGGCGTTTGCACAATTTATTTAG